The Bacteroides ovatus genomic interval TTTTTCTTCATCGCATCATAAATAGCTCCCTGTATTCGCTCACGAATGTGCAGCTGGTTCAATTTGCGGTTCGTTACGTCCGGATAAATCCGGTTGCTAAGGAATACATAAACCAGTTCATTGACCGGGTCCACCCAGGCACATGTACCGGTAAATCCGGTATGGCCATACACTTCGGCAGGTGCGGCAGGCGCACAATTTCCTTTCTTCGAATCGTCTGCATCCGGCTTGTCAAAGCCTAAGCCACGCCGGCTGATCTTCGAGGTTTCAGTAGTAAACAGCTGGCAAGTTTCTTTGCTAAGATAACGTTGTCCATCTATTTCTCCACCATTCAGCAACATCTGATAAACGCGGGCTACATCACGGGCAGTAGAGAAAAGTCCGGCATTTCCAGCCAATCCGCCAAAGAAAGCGGAAGCCTCATCATGTACAAATCCCAGCAAAGTCTCTTTACGCAAGAAACGGTCTTTATTAGAAGGAACAATTTCCGATTTGGCAAAGCGGCGTAAAGGCAGGTAACCTGTATGTTCCAACCCCATCGGCTCATAAAACTCACGTTGCAAATAGGCTTCCATAGGCATACCGGCCAGTTGTTCCACCAACATTCCCAAGAGTATAAATCCGACATCACTATATACATAGCGCTTCTGCTTTAACGGAGCTTCTGCAATTTTCTCTTCTATCACCTTTCGGAAAGAACGGTTTAACCACAAACTGTCACAGATCTGAACAGTATAATCACCGGTCTTGACCGGAGAAATATATTCACTCTTGAATTTGAATTTCGGATTCGCCCACGTAGTCGTACCAATCTGTACCGGATGGTGGACATCTTTACGTGCGCTGAACAATCTTCCGTCATAGCTATCCTTATCGATGGCTTCCTGATAAAAAGGAATCCAGGAAGGTAAACCGGACTGATGATACAGAATTTCCTGAATCGTTATATCTTTCTTATCAGTACGTTGCAAGAACGGCAAATGATCCGAAATTTTATCTGTCAGATTAAAACGTCCCTTATCGTAGAGTTTCATAATGGCAAGCAAGGTACCCGTCGTTTTTGAAAGGGAAGCCAGATCGTAGATATTCGTAGATTCGACACGAGGACTTCCTTTACCCGTATAAGTACCGAAAGCCTTGTCGAACATAATATGACCGTTTTTCAGTACCACCACCTGGCAACCAGGATAGGCTCCCTGACGAATACCATCCAATGCAATGGAATCAATCCGTTTTAGATGAGCAGAGGAAAGCCCGTATTCTTCCGGAACGAAATGCAACGGCGTTTTAGGGGTAATAGTCACTCCTGCTCCCGTTGGGAACAGTTCTCCCAGACTTGCCGACAACTGTCCGTCTGCAGATGCCTTGGCAAATAGCACATCTGCCACCTGGCGCTGCACGTCACTACTATAGCTATGTCCCAGCACCACCGCCGAAGCATGAGCCACCGCGCGCTGAATCTGCAACATCATCTTCCCGGGAGTAAAAAACAGATAAATGGCCGGGCTTTCGGGAACAAACTTAGCAAAGAAAGGCTGATAAGGAGCCAGCCGCTGTTCACTGACGGCTACAATAATCCGTTTATAGGTAGACAAAGAATCACGCAACCGCTGATTTTCCTCTTCCGTCTGATTGGCACGAAGGGAAAAACGAGCCAAAGACGTATAGCGGGAAAGTTGTTTCGCCAACGCATCAGTTTCTCCGGGA includes:
- a CDS encoding glycoside hydrolase family 3 N-terminal domain-containing protein — its product is MKIIPSIATLLFLIAAGTVSSPAQNATTVEPLLVYKALQDKDCRHWVDSVMDKLSFKEKVGQLFIYTIAPVDTKRNLELLREVIDTYKVGGLLFSGGKMQNQVELTNRAQRQAKVPLMITFDGEWGLAMRLRGMPVFPRNMVLGCIRDNKLLYEYGREVARQCRQIGVQVNFAPVADVNINPENPVINTRSFGEDPIQVADKVIAYASGLESGGVLSVCKHFPGHGDTDVDSHKALPVLPFTRERLDSVELYPFKEAIRAGLGGMMVGHLQVPVIEPIGGLPSSLSRNVVYDLLTDELAFKGLIFTDALAMKGVAGNGNVSLQALKAGNDMVLSPRNLKEEIPAVLEAIEKGELTREDIESKCRKVLTYKYVLGLKKKSYVQLSGLEQRINSPQTRDLVRRLNLAAITVLNNKNHILPLHTDKEQTIALLEVGDPGETDALAKQLSRYTSLARFSLRANQTEEENQRLRDSLSTYKRIIVAVSEQRLAPYQPFFAKFVPESPAIYLFFTPGKMMLQIQRAVAHASAVVLGHSYSSDVQRQVADVLFAKASADGQLSASLGELFPTGAGVTITPKTPLHFVPEEYGLSSAHLKRIDSIALDGIRQGAYPGCQVVVLKNGHIMFDKAFGTYTGKGSPRVESTNIYDLASLSKTTGTLLAIMKLYDKGRFNLTDKISDHLPFLQRTDKKDITIQEILYHQSGLPSWIPFYQEAIDKDSYDGRLFSARKDVHHPVQIGTTTWANPKFKFKSEYISPVKTGDYTVQICDSLWLNRSFRKVIEEKIAEAPLKQKRYVYSDVGFILLGMLVEQLAGMPMEAYLQREFYEPMGLEHTGYLPLRRFAKSEIVPSNKDRFLRKETLLGFVHDEASAFFGGLAGNAGLFSTARDVARVYQMLLNGGEIDGQRYLSKETCQLFTTETSKISRRGLGFDKPDADDSKKGNCAPAAPAEVYGHTGFTGTCAWVDPVNELVYVFLSNRIYPDVTNRKLNQLHIRERIQGAIYDAMKKK